The following proteins are co-located in the Ailuropoda melanoleuca isolate Jingjing chromosome 13, ASM200744v2, whole genome shotgun sequence genome:
- the SPATA22 gene encoding spermatogenesis-associated protein 22: protein MKRNVNENSTRSTAGCLPVPLFNQKKRNRQPLTSNPLTNDPSISTASDSYDFPPLPPDWAWEAVNPELPPLMKTMNTGQIPHSVSHLLRSQDSMSKSIQSNTERSKSHWSYKDGNKNTSWKTWAGNDVRPQCKRTNLVANDGINSCPRSWGVQQGKPLRISEPPNSSHQSEAEVLRQTHSSKIPGSTMRGLDKSSALQAFKPNFQQNQFKKKIVDDIPENTLKEGSLYQLKLKEKDNSLRIISAVIESMKYWHEHAQKTVLLFEILAVLDSAVTPGPYYSKTFLMRDGKNTLPCVFYEIDRELPRLIRGRVHRCVGNYDQKKNIFKCVSVRPASVSEQKTFQAFVKIVDTEMRYYTDIMNEI from the exons atgaagagaaacgTGAATGAAAATTCAACTCGAAGTACAGCAG GCTGTTTGCCTGTACCATTGTTCAATCAGAAAAAGAGGAATAGACAGCCATTAACATCCAATCCACTTACAAATGATCCAAGTATCAGTACTGCTTCTGACAGTTATGATTTCCCTCCTCTACCACCAG ATTGGGCCTGGGAAGCTGTGAATCCAGAGTTGCCTCctttaatgaaaacaatgaacACAGG GCAAATACCACATTCAGTTTCTCATCTTCTGAGAAGTCAAGATTCCATGTCTAAGTCTATTCAATCAAATACTGAAAGAAGCAAGAGTCATTGGAG CTACAAGGATGGCAACAAAAATACCAGCTGGAAAACTTGGGCTGGAAATGATGTTAGGCCTCAATGCAAAAGAACAAACCTGGTGGCAAATGATGGAATAAATTCTTGTCCAAGGAGTTGGGGAGTTCAACAAGGGAAACCATTAAGAATATCAGAACCACCTAATTCATCTCACCAAAGTGAAGCCGAAGTACTTAGACAAACACACTCATCAAAAATACCTGGCTCCACAATGAGAGGTCTAGACAAAAGCAGTGCGTTACAGGCATTTAAgcctaattttcaacaaaatcaatttaagaagaaaatagtgGATGATATTCCAGAAAACACTCTCAAG gaaggCTCATTGTATCAGTTAAAGCTTAAGGAAAAAGATAATTCTTTAAGAATTATATCTGCAGTTATTGAAAGCATGAAGTACTGGCATGAACATGCACAGAAAACTGTACTTCTTTTTGAAATATTGG CTGTTCTCGATTCAGCTGTTACACCTGGTCCATATTATTCAAAGACTTTCCTCATGAGAGATGGGAAGAATACTCTGCCTTGTGTATTTTACGAAATA gatcgTGAACTTCCAAGACTGATTAGAGGCCGAGTTCATAGGTGTGTTGGAAACTATgaccagaaaaagaatattttcaaatgtgtttctGTTAGACCAGCATCTGTTTCTGAACAAAAAACTTTCcaagcatttgttaaaattgtAGATACTGAGATGAGGTATTATACTGATATAATGAATGAAATTTGA
- the LOC100483137 gene encoding LOW QUALITY PROTEIN: olfactory receptor-like protein DTMT (The sequence of the model RefSeq protein was modified relative to this genomic sequence to represent the inferred CDS: deleted 1 base in 1 codon): MYLFLSNLSFSDLCFSSVTMPKLLQNMQSRVPSIPYAGCLTQMYFFLLFGDLESFLLVAMAYDRYVAICFPLHYTTIMSPKLCLSLVVLSWVLTMLHAMLHTLLMARLWFCADNTIPHFFCDMSALLKLACSDTRVNELVIFIMGGLVVVIPFLLIIMSYAQIVSSILKVPSARGICKAFSTCGSHLSVVSLFYGTVIGLYLCPSTNNSTVKETLMAMMYTVVTPMLNPFIYSLRNRIMKGAVGRVFCRKEITFFV, encoded by the exons atgtatttGTTTCTCAGCAATTTATCCTTCTCCGacctc tgcttctcctctgtcaCAATGCCCAAATTGCTGCAGAACATGCAGAGCCGAGTCCCATCCATCCCCTATGCTGGCTGCCTGACCCAGATGTACTTCTTCCTGCTTTTTGGAGACCTGGAGAGCTTCCTCCTGGTggccatggcctatgaccgctatgtggccatctgcttCCCCCTGCACTACACCACCATCATGAGCCCCAAGCTTTGTCTCTCCCTGGTGGTGCTTTCCTGGGTGCTGACCATGTTGCATGCTATGTTACACACTCTGCTCATGGCCAGATTGTGGTTCTGTGCAGACAACAcaatcccccactttttctgtgatatGTCTGCTCTGCTGAAGCTGGCCTGCTCTGACACTCGAGTTAATGAGTTGGTGATATTTATCATGGGAGGGCTTGTTGTCGTCATCCCATTCCTGCTCATCATCATGTCTTATGCACAGATTGTGTCCTCTATCCTCAAAGTCCCTTCTGCCAGGGGCATCTGcaaagccttctccacctgtggcTCCCATCTCTCTGTGGTGTCGTTATTCTATGGGACAGTTATTGGTCTCTACTTGTGCCCATCAACTAATAATTCTACTGTTAAGGAGACTCTCATGGCTATGATGTACACTGTGGTcacccccatgctgaaccccttcatctacagcctgaggaacagaatCATGAAGGGAGCCGTGGGGAGAGTCTTTTGTAGAAAGGAAATTACCTTCTTTGTATGA